Proteins encoded within one genomic window of Clostridiales bacterium:
- a CDS encoding ABC transporter permease subunit produces MMKKSSISYHIMMMPAIILLAIFAIYPMIGSIIAFENYNPVKGMWHSQFVGLENFKYMFQIPEIKQVLYNTVSIAVMKIIFTEGSALIFALLLNELKNRFFKRTIQTIVYLPHFISWVLLGGIVANIFSLDGIVNHIIGMFGVKPIMFLGSNSWFPGILVGTSVWQEFGFGAIIYLAALTGIDPSLYEAASIDGASRFRQIISITLPGISTTIILMMMLNLQNILNAGSEQVLNLYNPMVYKSGDIIDTYVYRAGLKELQYELATAVGLLKSVVSFIMVVLSYFLADKFANYRIF; encoded by the coding sequence ATGATGAAAAAATCATCTATCAGTTACCATATCATGATGATGCCTGCAATAATTTTGTTGGCGATTTTTGCAATATACCCTATGATTGGCTCCATAATTGCCTTTGAGAATTACAATCCGGTAAAAGGCATGTGGCATTCCCAATTCGTAGGGCTCGAAAATTTTAAATATATGTTTCAAATACCTGAAATAAAACAGGTTTTATATAATACAGTTTCAATTGCGGTTATGAAGATAATTTTTACTGAGGGCTCGGCACTGATTTTTGCTCTTTTATTAAATGAACTTAAGAATAGATTTTTTAAAAGGACGATACAGACCATAGTATACCTGCCTCATTTTATATCATGGGTATTGCTTGGCGGTATTGTTGCAAATATATTTTCGCTTGACGGTATAGTAAACCATATAATAGGAATGTTTGGAGTAAAACCTATAATGTTTTTAGGAAGCAACAGTTGGTTCCCAGGTATATTGGTAGGAACCAGTGTATGGCAGGAATTTGGTTTTGGTGCGATTATATATCTTGCGGCCCTAACTGGTATAGACCCGAGTCTTTATGAAGCGGCAAGTATAGATGGAGCGAGCAGATTCAGGCAGATAATATCAATCACTCTACCTGGAATTTCTACAACAATTATATTGATGATGATGTTAAATCTGCAGAATATATTAAATGCAGGGTCGGAACAGGTATTGAATCTATATAATCCTATGGTTTATAAATCAGGAGATATTATAGATACATATGTATACAGGGCAGGACTTAAGGAACTGCAGTATGAACTTGCTACAGCAGTCGGACTTTTAAAATCTGTTGTAAGTTTTATTATGGTAGTATTGTCATACTTCCTGGCGGATAAATTTGCAAACTATCGTATATTTTAA
- a CDS encoding carbohydrate ABC transporter permease, with amino-acid sequence MAYKRKRYTLFDIIIFVVLISITLITFFPVVYMVAVSFSDKSAVAAGIVTVFPVKPTLAAYKSVIKDNYFFTSFGVSVRRVLLGCSINFALTVLTAFPLSRRDSEFKGRNVYMWILIFTMLFSAGMIPLYFTVKSLHLLDTMWALVLPGAVPVFNIIVLMNFFRNLPKALDEAAVIDGAGPWYMLLKIYLPMSLPALATVTLFSVVGHWNSFFDGLIYMKTQNHYPLQTYLNQTIIQYSMVSKNMTKEEIERLTKLSDKTVNSAKILISMIPILLVYPFLQRYFITGITLGSVKE; translated from the coding sequence ATGGCTTATAAAAGAAAAAGATATACTTTATTTGACATCATTATATTTGTTGTACTGATCTCAATTACATTGATTACTTTTTTCCCTGTGGTTTATATGGTCGCCGTTTCTTTTAGTGACAAATCGGCAGTTGCAGCAGGCATTGTTACAGTATTCCCTGTAAAACCAACATTAGCGGCATATAAATCCGTTATAAAAGATAATTATTTCTTTACTTCCTTTGGAGTATCGGTAAGGAGAGTATTATTAGGGTGTTCTATAAATTTTGCATTAACAGTGCTTACCGCCTTTCCACTTTCAAGGCGGGATTCTGAATTTAAAGGCAGAAACGTCTATATGTGGATATTAATATTTACTATGCTTTTCAGTGCCGGAATGATACCCTTATATTTTACTGTAAAAAGTCTCCATCTTTTAGATACGATGTGGGCTCTTGTACTTCCGGGTGCGGTGCCTGTCTTTAATATAATAGTCCTTATGAACTTTTTCAGAAATCTCCCTAAAGCTTTGGATGAGGCGGCTGTTATAGATGGAGCGGGACCATGGTATATGCTTCTTAAAATATATCTTCCTATGTCCTTGCCTGCACTTGCAACTGTTACACTGTTTAGCGTCGTAGGGCATTGGAATTCATTCTTCGATGGATTGATTTATATGAAAACGCAAAATCACTATCCGCTTCAGACATATTTGAACCAGACGATCATACAATATTCGATGGTCAGCAAAAATATGACAAAGGAAGAGATAGAAAGACTCACAAAACTATCGGACAAAACAGTTAATTCGGCAAAAATTTTAATCAGCATGATTCCGATACTGCTTGTATATCCCTTCCTTCAAAGGTATTTTATCACAGGCATTACATTAGGCTCTGTAAAAGAATAA